A part of Kitasatospora acidiphila genomic DNA contains:
- a CDS encoding amino acid adenylation domain-containing protein, with protein MTIESVLPARGAAVEHYRRPLAELFTRQAERHAGRPAVVTATGALSYAELRAAAERFGRGLGRLGVAPGAVVGIAGQRGADACTALVGTVLAGAGYLPLDASLPAERRRMMLGDGRAVAVVRLPGSAGIEHGELPAWEFEQVLAAGSAPGPLPAPEPAAPAYVMFTSGTTGRPKAVPVPQRGVARLAIDNGFLAIGAEDRVLHGSTLSFDAAVLELWPTLLNGACLVPAATEVLLSAPALARFIEEQRITVLFLTTSLFHLMARERPQMFAGLRYVVTGGEALQPQAARRVLELGRPQHLVNAYGPTEAGCVALAHEVTEVPADAVSVPIGRPIADTGCHLLREDGSLAAPGEQGELCLSGGGLADGYLNAPGAGTERFVELALGAGGSPVRVYRTGDYGRHRPDGALEFCGRRDEQVKVRGYRIELAEVRAALAGHPAVSDAVVLPHEDALSRYLAAYVATGDGPEPAPSAAELRAFLRERLPGYMVPATVTVLDRLPLTPSGKLDRAALPAPVAVPAARAGADSPAGTVARIWASVLPDGQAEPEDDFFQSGGNSLAAVQLVAEVQSTLEIDDSQGDLLVTELLAEPTLRAFTAVVERVLDAAPDADAGGLRLDRWRPDLVWDVPVVAAAEPRPDWRAPRTVLLTGATGFLGAYLLRELLQRTDAVVHALVRADDAGHARRRLAQAQERYGARHPLPADRVRPVLGDLARPRLGLSDSDWAELAATADVIHHCGAEVNFLYPYEKLRTANVYGTQEVLRLAAGRAVPVHHVSTLAVVHGMGAAGVRRVTEDTPLDHVELLAMGYPESKWVAEEVVRSAGRGGLPVAVHRPYEISGDTTGHVWNSGAALCELFRVIAELGLAPDLDLALNLLPVDHVAAAIVHLALHSPAAGQTYHLVNPREGCWPIWWTGCARTATRSAPSGTTSGSRRCWHTSPTGPTTRSPRSPGSSPSGSPPVESPCRSWPRRASHRSWTAPGWTGSWPGPGSTARRSTGNCWTTTSRTSTRPGSSRRRPPPPEVPAVTDVLPAATDTPAVSPDLTDPRSFDPAPPYAAFAELRRRDGLHRQERADAPGFWSATRYRDLDAVFRDATGFSCESGMTLDSALGSRDPAAGKMIEISDPPGHTRLRRLLSGGLNKSVAKTVNGTLQELVAEWVEQAVRAGECDFVAAVAARLPAAATGLLLGLPEREWDRLADRASRAIAGSLTMDDPRAGELAARRASTKTANSQLLIHLAGLLNHAELAPQGLIRRLLDTELADGERLNRDEVLLNCLNLAVAGNETTKNATAGGLVAFAEHPDQWELLRRRPELLDSAVEEVLRWVTPTQHFIRTVLEPRVVGGTPLEPGDLLCLWITSANRDEEVFAEPDAFRIDRSPNPHYAFTSGKHFCLGAPLARLEIRLVFEALLARVERIELLGPPVRKATTLINSHVSLPVRLHAA; from the coding sequence ATGACCATCGAGAGTGTCCTGCCCGCCCGGGGAGCGGCAGTTGAGCACTATCGGCGCCCACTGGCCGAGTTGTTCACCCGGCAGGCCGAGCGCCACGCGGGGCGGCCGGCCGTGGTCACCGCCACCGGAGCCTTGAGCTACGCCGAACTGCGGGCCGCGGCCGAGCGGTTCGGCCGGGGCCTGGGCCGCCTCGGGGTGGCCCCCGGGGCGGTGGTCGGGATCGCCGGCCAACGCGGGGCCGACGCCTGCACCGCCCTGGTCGGCACGGTGCTGGCCGGTGCCGGATACCTGCCGCTGGACGCGTCACTGCCGGCCGAGCGCCGCCGCATGATGCTGGGCGACGGCCGCGCGGTGGCCGTGGTACGGCTGCCGGGCAGTGCCGGGATCGAGCACGGTGAGCTGCCGGCCTGGGAGTTCGAGCAGGTGCTGGCCGCGGGCAGCGCACCGGGCCCGCTGCCGGCACCCGAGCCCGCGGCTCCCGCCTATGTGATGTTCACCTCCGGCACGACCGGCCGCCCCAAGGCGGTGCCGGTGCCCCAGCGCGGCGTGGCCCGACTGGCGATCGACAACGGCTTCCTGGCGATCGGCGCCGAGGACCGGGTGCTGCACGGCTCGACGCTCTCCTTCGACGCGGCCGTGCTGGAGCTGTGGCCGACCCTGCTGAACGGCGCCTGCCTGGTGCCGGCTGCCACCGAAGTCCTGCTCTCAGCACCGGCGTTGGCCCGGTTCATCGAAGAGCAGCGGATCACCGTGCTCTTCCTCACCACCAGCCTCTTCCATCTGATGGCGCGGGAGCGGCCGCAGATGTTCGCCGGCCTGCGCTACGTGGTCACCGGCGGCGAGGCGCTGCAGCCTCAGGCCGCCCGCCGGGTGCTCGAACTCGGCCGTCCGCAGCACCTGGTGAACGCCTACGGCCCCACCGAGGCCGGCTGCGTGGCGCTCGCACACGAGGTCACCGAGGTGCCGGCCGACGCGGTCAGCGTGCCGATCGGGCGGCCGATCGCCGATACCGGCTGCCATCTGCTGCGCGAGGACGGCTCGTTGGCCGCGCCCGGTGAGCAGGGCGAACTCTGCCTGAGCGGCGGCGGTCTGGCGGACGGCTACCTGAACGCGCCTGGGGCCGGCACCGAGCGCTTCGTCGAACTGGCGCTGGGGGCCGGTGGATCCCCGGTCCGGGTCTATCGCACCGGGGATTACGGCCGGCACCGGCCGGACGGCGCCCTGGAGTTCTGCGGGCGCCGCGACGAGCAGGTGAAGGTGCGCGGCTACCGGATCGAACTGGCGGAGGTCCGCGCCGCGCTGGCCGGCCATCCGGCGGTCAGCGACGCCGTTGTGCTGCCGCACGAGGACGCGCTCAGCCGCTACCTGGCCGCCTACGTGGCCACCGGGGACGGGCCCGAACCGGCGCCCAGCGCCGCCGAGTTGCGTGCCTTCCTGCGTGAGCGGCTGCCCGGCTACATGGTGCCCGCGACCGTGACCGTGCTGGACCGGCTGCCGCTCACCCCGAGCGGCAAGCTGGACCGGGCGGCGCTGCCCGCCCCGGTGGCCGTCCCGGCGGCGCGGGCCGGTGCGGACTCCCCCGCCGGGACCGTGGCGCGGATCTGGGCCTCGGTGCTGCCCGACGGGCAGGCCGAACCGGAGGACGACTTCTTCCAGTCCGGCGGCAACTCGCTGGCCGCCGTGCAACTGGTGGCCGAGGTGCAGAGCACCCTGGAGATCGACGACAGCCAGGGCGACCTGCTGGTGACCGAGTTGCTGGCCGAGCCGACGCTGCGCGCGTTCACCGCCGTGGTGGAACGGGTCCTCGACGCCGCCCCGGACGCCGACGCCGGCGGGCTGCGACTCGACCGCTGGCGGCCCGACCTGGTCTGGGACGTTCCGGTGGTGGCCGCTGCCGAGCCGCGCCCCGACTGGCGGGCTCCGCGCACCGTGCTGCTCACCGGTGCGACCGGTTTCCTCGGCGCCTACCTGCTGCGTGAACTGCTGCAGCGCACCGACGCCGTGGTGCACGCCCTGGTGCGGGCCGACGACGCCGGGCACGCCCGGCGCCGGCTCGCCCAGGCCCAGGAGCGCTACGGCGCCCGCCACCCGCTGCCCGCCGACCGGGTCCGCCCGGTGCTCGGCGATCTGGCCCGCCCCCGCCTGGGCCTGAGCGACTCCGACTGGGCCGAGCTGGCCGCCACCGCCGATGTGATCCACCACTGCGGGGCCGAGGTCAACTTCCTCTACCCGTACGAGAAACTGCGGACCGCCAATGTGTACGGCACCCAGGAGGTGCTGCGGCTGGCCGCCGGGCGGGCGGTGCCGGTGCACCACGTCTCCACGCTGGCGGTGGTGCACGGCATGGGCGCGGCCGGGGTGCGCCGGGTCACCGAGGACACCCCGCTGGACCACGTCGAACTGCTCGCCATGGGCTACCCGGAGAGCAAGTGGGTGGCCGAGGAGGTGGTCCGCAGCGCGGGGCGGGGCGGTCTGCCGGTGGCGGTGCACCGGCCCTACGAGATATCCGGCGACACCACCGGGCACGTCTGGAACAGCGGTGCCGCGCTCTGCGAGCTGTTCCGGGTGATCGCCGAACTGGGCCTGGCCCCGGACCTCGACCTGGCGCTCAATCTGCTGCCGGTCGACCATGTGGCCGCCGCCATCGTGCACTTGGCGCTGCACTCCCCCGCCGCAGGCCAGACCTACCACCTGGTCAACCCCCGCGAAGGGTGCTGGCCGATCTGGTGGACCGGCTGCGCGCGCACGGCCACGAGATCCGCACCATCGGGTACGACGAGTGGATCGCGGCGCTGCTGGCACACCTCGCCGACCGGCCCGACCACCCGTTCACCCCGCTCACCCGGCTCTTCACCAAGCGGGTCACCCCCGGTGGAATCACCGTGCAGGAGCTGGCCGCGCAGAGCGTCTCACCGCAGCTGGACCGCGCCCGGGTGGACCGGGAGCTGGCCGGGACCGGGATCGACTGCCCGCCGGTCGACCGGGAACTGCTGGACCACTACATCGCGTACTTCCACGCGTCCGGGTTCATCCCGGCGCCGCCCACCACCACCGGAGGTGCCCGCCGTGACTGACGTCCTGCCCGCCGCAACCGACACCCCGGCCGTGAGCCCGGACCTGACCGACCCGCGCTCCTTCGACCCCGCCCCGCCGTACGCCGCGTTCGCCGAGCTGCGCCGCCGGGACGGTCTGCACCGCCAGGAGCGCGCGGACGCACCGGGCTTCTGGTCGGCCACCCGCTACCGCGACCTGGACGCGGTGTTCCGGGACGCCACCGGTTTCAGCTGCGAGTCGGGCATGACCCTGGACTCGGCGCTCGGCAGCCGCGACCCGGCGGCCGGCAAGATGATCGAGATCTCGGACCCGCCCGGCCACACCCGGCTGCGCCGACTGCTGAGCGGCGGCCTGAACAAGTCCGTGGCGAAGACGGTGAACGGGACCCTCCAGGAACTGGTGGCCGAATGGGTCGAGCAGGCGGTGCGGGCCGGCGAGTGCGACTTCGTCGCGGCGGTCGCCGCCAGGCTGCCCGCCGCCGCCACCGGGTTGCTGCTCGGACTCCCGGAGCGGGAGTGGGACAGGCTGGCCGACCGGGCGAGCCGGGCCATCGCCGGCTCGCTGACCATGGACGACCCCCGGGCCGGCGAGCTGGCCGCCCGGCGGGCCTCCACCAAGACCGCCAACAGCCAGCTGCTGATCCACCTGGCGGGCCTGCTCAACCATGCCGAGCTGGCACCGCAAGGCCTGATCCGGCGGCTACTGGACACCGAGTTGGCGGACGGAGAGCGGCTGAACCGTGACGAGGTGCTGCTGAACTGCCTCAATCTGGCCGTGGCGGGCAATGAGACCACCAAGAACGCCACCGCGGGCGGCCTGGTCGCGTTCGCCGAGCACCCCGACCAGTGGGAGCTGCTGCGCCGCCGCCCGGAGCTGCTGGACTCGGCGGTGGAGGAGGTGCTGCGCTGGGTGACGCCGACGCAGCACTTCATCCGCACCGTGCTGGAGCCGCGGGTGGTCGGCGGCACCCCGCTCGAGCCCGGCGATCTGCTCTGCCTCTGGATCACCTCGGCCAACCGCGACGAGGAGGTCTTCGCGGAGCCGGACGCCTTCCGGATCGACCGCAGTCCCAACCCGCACTACGCCTTCACCAGCGGCAAGCACTTCTGCCTGGGCGCACCGCTGGCCCGGTTGGAAATCAGGCTGGTCTTCGAGGCACTGCTGGCCCGGGTCGAGCGGATCGAGCTGCTCGGCCCGCCGGTGCGCAAGGCCACCACCCTGATCAACTCGCATGTGAGCCTGCCGGTACGGCTGCACGCCGCCTGA
- a CDS encoding YbhB/YbcL family Raf kinase inhibitor-like protein, which translates to MTRPPLPHDFQRQVPDLTVTSTDVTDGGTLGEAQVLAGGDLSPQLSWSGFPAETKSFAVTCFDPDAPTGSGWWHWIVFDIPATVTSLPTGAGSGDFAGLPAGAVQGRNDYGTKNFGGAAPPAGHGPHRYVFSVTALGVEKLGLDSDTSAAAIGATIGFRAVARGTVIAEYENK; encoded by the coding sequence GTGACCAGGCCACCGCTCCCGCACGACTTCCAGCGCCAGGTGCCCGACCTCACCGTGACCAGCACCGACGTGACCGACGGCGGCACGCTGGGCGAGGCCCAGGTGCTGGCGGGCGGCGACCTCTCGCCGCAGCTGAGCTGGTCGGGCTTCCCGGCCGAGACCAAGAGCTTCGCCGTCACCTGCTTCGACCCGGACGCGCCGACCGGTAGCGGCTGGTGGCACTGGATCGTCTTCGACATCCCGGCGACCGTGACCTCGCTGCCCACCGGCGCCGGCAGCGGCGACTTCGCGGGCCTGCCCGCCGGGGCGGTCCAGGGCCGCAACGACTACGGCACCAAGAACTTCGGCGGTGCCGCGCCGCCGGCCGGGCACGGTCCGCACCGCTACGTCTTCTCGGTGACCGCGCTGGGCGTCGAGAAGCTGGGCCTGGACTCGGACACCTCGGCGGCGGCGATCGGCGCCACCATCGGCTTCCGGGCCGTGGCCCGCGGCACGGTCATCGCGGAGTACGAGAACAAGTAA
- a CDS encoding glycerol-3-phosphate dehydrogenase/oxidase yields the protein MATIPTLGAERTPGRTASRAETRELLGKATYDLLVIGGGILGTAVAWTASQAGLKVAMVDSGDFAGATSSASSKLVHGGLRYLQTGAVKLVAENHKERRALATDVAPHLVNPLTFFVPVYKGGPHSAPKLGAGVFLYSALSAFRDGMGRVSTAAHAAQQVPALKTEGLRSVAVYGDHQMNDSRVAVMTVRAAVDAGAVVLNHAEVTGLRFTGGRVTGAELKDRLDGTEFGVNARLVLNATGPWVDHLRQMEDAGAAPSIRLSKGAHVVVKRRSPWRAALTIPIDKYRVSFAIPWEDHVLLGTTDEEYTGDPKDVRATQADIDQIMGEAGHAIRDEHLDRDLITYSFAGLRVLPGGPGDTAAAKRETVVTEGKGGMLSVAGGKWTTYRHIGRTVLEKLAHVRGTGIGEDISPIAATVPLPGVGAPNAVAHRLLIDREPGSRMEPLVAKHLASHYGTLSFDIARLIAEDPALGEPIHPDGPDVWAQVAFAADNEWAYTTDDVLRRRTTMTVRGLDTPEVRAEVDEFLKGRSHG from the coding sequence ATGGCTACCATCCCGACCCTGGGCGCCGAGCGCACCCCCGGCCGCACCGCTTCCCGCGCCGAGACCCGTGAGCTGCTGGGCAAGGCGACCTACGACCTGCTGGTGATCGGGGGCGGCATCCTCGGCACCGCGGTCGCCTGGACCGCCTCCCAGGCCGGCCTGAAGGTCGCCATGGTGGACTCGGGCGACTTCGCGGGCGCCACCTCCAGCGCCTCCTCCAAGCTGGTCCACGGCGGTCTGCGCTACCTGCAGACCGGCGCGGTCAAGCTGGTCGCGGAGAACCACAAGGAGCGCCGGGCGCTCGCCACCGATGTGGCGCCGCACCTGGTCAACCCGCTGACCTTCTTCGTGCCGGTCTACAAGGGCGGCCCGCACAGCGCCCCCAAGCTCGGCGCCGGTGTCTTCCTCTACTCCGCGCTCTCCGCGTTCCGTGACGGCATGGGCCGGGTCTCCACCGCCGCGCACGCCGCCCAGCAGGTGCCCGCACTGAAGACCGAGGGCCTGCGCTCGGTCGCGGTCTACGGCGACCACCAGATGAACGACTCCCGGGTCGCCGTGATGACCGTGCGCGCGGCCGTCGACGCGGGTGCCGTGGTGCTCAACCACGCCGAGGTGACCGGGCTCCGGTTCACCGGCGGCCGGGTGACCGGCGCCGAGCTGAAGGACCGGCTGGACGGCACCGAGTTCGGCGTCAACGCCCGCCTGGTGCTGAACGCCACCGGCCCGTGGGTGGACCACCTGCGGCAGATGGAGGACGCCGGCGCCGCGCCGTCGATCCGCCTCTCCAAGGGCGCCCACGTGGTGGTCAAGCGCCGCAGCCCGTGGCGGGCCGCGCTGACCATCCCGATCGACAAGTACCGGGTGTCGTTCGCGATTCCGTGGGAGGACCACGTCCTGCTCGGCACCACCGACGAGGAGTACACGGGCGACCCGAAGGACGTCCGGGCCACCCAGGCCGACATCGACCAGATCATGGGCGAGGCCGGCCACGCGATCCGTGACGAGCACCTGGACCGCGACCTGATCACCTACTCCTTCGCCGGCCTGCGGGTGCTGCCCGGCGGCCCGGGTGACACCGCCGCCGCCAAGCGCGAGACCGTGGTGACCGAGGGCAAGGGCGGCATGCTCTCGGTGGCCGGCGGCAAGTGGACCACCTACCGCCACATCGGCCGGACCGTGCTGGAGAAGCTGGCGCACGTGCGCGGCACCGGGATCGGCGAGGACATCTCCCCGATCGCCGCGACCGTGCCGCTGCCGGGCGTCGGCGCGCCGAACGCGGTGGCGCACCGCCTGCTGATCGACCGTGAGCCCGGCTCGCGGATGGAGCCGCTGGTGGCCAAGCACCTGGCCAGCCACTACGGCACCCTCTCCTTCGACATCGCCCGCCTGATCGCCGAGGACCCGGCGCTGGGCGAGCCGATCCACCCGGACGGCCCGGACGTGTGGGCGCAGGTCGCCTTCGCGGCCGACAACGAGTGGGCCTACACCACGGACGACGTGCTGCGGCGCCGCACCACCATGACGGTGCGCGGCCTGGACACGCCCGAGGTCCGGGCCGAGGTCGACGAGTTCCTGAAGGGCCGTTCGCACGGCTGA
- the glpK gene encoding glycerol kinase GlpK, whose protein sequence is MTANYIAAIDQGTTSSRCIIFGADGRIVSVDQQEHRQIFPQPGYVEHDAAEIWTRVQSVVRGALEKAGLTKDDIRAIGITNQRETTVLWDKNTGEPVHNALVWQDTRTEALCRELGRNVGQDRFRRETGLPLASYFAGPKIRWLLDNVEGLRERAEAGDILFGTMDTWVIWNLTGGVNGGKHITDVTNASRTMLMNLGTLAWDEKIADSMGVPLSVLPEIRSSAEVYGHAVGDLEGVPVASALGDQQAALFGQTCFNEGEAKSTYGTGTFLLLNTGEKVVNSYHGLLTTVGYRIGDQKPVYALEGSIAVTGSLVQWLRDQLGIISTAAEIETLANTVEDNGGAYFVPAFSGLFAPYWRSDARGVIAGLTRYVTKGHLARAVLEATAWQTREVVDAMEKDSGVELTALKVDGGMTSNNLLMQNIADVLNAPVERPYVAETTALGAAYAAGLAVGFWPDLDTLRANWHRAAEWTPRMDEATREREYKKWLKAVERTMGWVEEEQQES, encoded by the coding sequence ATGACCGCCAACTACATTGCCGCGATCGACCAGGGCACCACCTCGAGCCGCTGCATCATCTTCGGTGCCGACGGCCGGATCGTCTCCGTCGACCAGCAGGAGCACCGCCAGATCTTCCCCCAGCCCGGCTACGTCGAGCACGACGCCGCCGAGATCTGGACCCGCGTCCAGTCCGTGGTCCGCGGCGCCCTGGAGAAGGCCGGCCTGACCAAGGACGACATCCGCGCGATCGGCATCACCAACCAGCGCGAGACCACCGTGCTGTGGGACAAGAACACCGGTGAGCCGGTGCACAACGCGCTGGTGTGGCAGGACACCCGCACCGAGGCGCTCTGCCGCGAGCTGGGCCGCAACGTCGGCCAGGACCGGTTCCGCCGCGAGACCGGCCTGCCGCTCGCCAGCTACTTCGCCGGCCCGAAGATCCGCTGGCTGCTGGACAACGTCGAGGGCCTGCGCGAGCGCGCCGAGGCCGGCGACATCCTCTTCGGCACCATGGACACCTGGGTCATCTGGAACCTCACCGGCGGTGTCAACGGCGGCAAGCACATCACCGATGTCACCAACGCCTCGCGCACCATGCTGATGAACCTGGGCACGCTGGCCTGGGACGAGAAGATCGCCGACTCGATGGGCGTGCCGCTGAGCGTGCTCCCGGAGATCCGCTCCTCCGCCGAGGTCTACGGCCACGCGGTCGGCGACCTGGAGGGCGTGCCGGTCGCCTCGGCGCTCGGCGACCAGCAGGCGGCCCTGTTCGGCCAGACCTGCTTCAACGAGGGCGAGGCCAAGTCGACCTACGGCACCGGCACGTTCCTGCTGCTGAACACCGGTGAGAAGGTCGTCAACTCGTACCACGGCCTGCTGACCACCGTCGGCTACCGGATCGGCGACCAGAAGCCGGTCTACGCCCTGGAGGGCTCGATCGCGGTCACCGGCTCGCTGGTGCAGTGGCTGCGCGACCAGCTCGGCATCATCTCGACCGCCGCCGAGATCGAGACCCTCGCCAACACCGTCGAGGACAACGGCGGTGCCTACTTCGTGCCGGCCTTCTCCGGCCTGTTCGCCCCGTACTGGCGCTCCGACGCCCGCGGTGTGATCGCCGGTCTGACCCGCTACGTGACCAAGGGCCACCTGGCCCGCGCCGTCCTGGAGGCCACCGCCTGGCAGACCCGCGAGGTGGTCGACGCCATGGAGAAGGACTCCGGCGTCGAGCTGACCGCCCTCAAGGTGGACGGCGGCATGACCTCCAACAACCTGCTGATGCAGAACATCGCCGATGTCCTGAACGCCCCGGTGGAGCGGCCCTACGTGGCCGAGACCACCGCTCTGGGCGCCGCCTACGCGGCCGGCCTCGCGGTCGGCTTCTGGCCGGACCTGGACACCCTGCGGGCCAACTGGCACCGCGCCGCCGAGTGGACGCCGCGGATGGACGAGGCCACTCGGGAGCGCGAGTACAAGAAGTGGCTCAAGGCCGTGGAGCGCACCATGGGCTGGGTGGAGGAGGAGCAGCAGGAGAGCTGA
- a CDS encoding MIP/aquaporin family protein, producing MDKGVFVSAFSNGDIFVGETLGTAALILLGGGVCAAVTLKKSKAQNAGWLAITFGWGFAVLVAAYMSAAKSGAHLNPAVTLALAVKSGDWSHVPLYIGSQLLGAIIGAFLVWVVYLGQFQANEEPTLGIFSTGPEIRNPIQNLLTEIIGTMVLCMLILTSGLTLGKELSGMGILITALTVVGIGLSLGGPTGYAINPARDLGPRIVHSLLPIPNKGTSDWSYAWIPVAGPAIGGLLAGLLDKALF from the coding sequence ATGGACAAAGGAGTCTTTGTGTCCGCCTTCTCGAACGGCGACATCTTCGTCGGCGAAACGCTCGGCACGGCCGCGCTGATACTCCTCGGCGGCGGCGTCTGCGCCGCCGTCACGCTCAAGAAGTCCAAGGCCCAGAACGCCGGCTGGCTGGCGATCACCTTCGGCTGGGGCTTCGCGGTGCTGGTGGCCGCGTACATGTCCGCCGCCAAGTCGGGTGCCCACCTCAACCCGGCCGTCACCCTGGCCCTCGCCGTCAAGAGCGGCGACTGGAGCCACGTGCCGCTCTACATAGGCTCCCAGCTGCTCGGCGCGATCATCGGCGCCTTCCTGGTGTGGGTGGTCTACCTCGGCCAGTTCCAGGCCAACGAGGAGCCCACCCTCGGCATCTTCTCGACCGGCCCCGAAATCCGGAACCCGATCCAGAACCTGCTCACCGAGATCATCGGCACCATGGTGCTCTGCATGCTGATCCTGACCTCCGGGCTGACGCTCGGCAAGGAGCTCAGCGGCATGGGCATCCTGATCACCGCCCTCACCGTGGTCGGCATCGGCCTCTCCCTCGGCGGCCCGACCGGCTACGCCATCAACCCGGCCCGTGACCTCGGCCCGCGCATCGTCCACTCGCTGCTGCCGATCCCGAACAAGGGCACCTCGGACTGGAGCTACGCCTGGATCCCGGTGGCCGGCCCCGCCATCGGCGGCCTGCTCGCCGGCCTCCTCGACAAGGCCCTGTTCTAG